The region CAGTCGCGGATCGACACCCCTCGGCCGCGCAACCGACTCAGCCCCGGCCCGGTCACGATCGCCGGGGTCGCATGGGCGCAGCACCGGGGAATCAAGCAGGTCGAGGTGCAGGTCGACGACGGCCCGTGGGAGCCGGCCGCGCTGGCTCCGGCCGCCTCGGTCGACACCTGGGTGCAGTGGTCACGGGTGTGGCAGGCGACCGCCGGTGAGCACACCCTGCGGGTACGGGCCACCGACGCCACCGGCGCGACCCAGTCCGGCCAACCCCGGCCGGTGGCACCGGACGGCGCCACCGGCTGGCACACCGTCCGGGTGACGGTGCGCTGAGGTACCGGGAGGGTTCGGTCAGCTCGCGGCGCGCTGCGCCGGGATCGTGGAGGGACCGGTCGAGTGGAACGGCCGGCCGAGCCGGGCTTCCAACCGGGAGATGTCGACCCGGGTACGGCGCCGGTCGGCAAGGTCCTCCCAGCCGACGGCGAGCAGCCGCAACCGCTCCGACTCGCTGAAGCCGCCCCAGACGCCGTACGGCTCGCGTACGGTCAGCGCGTGCGCGGCGCACTCGGGGCGTACCGGGCAGGTCCCGCAGACCTTCTTCGCCCCCGTCTCCCGGCGGTTGCGGGACGCCCCGCGTTCCCCGTCGGGATGGAAGAACTGCGCGGTGTCGCGCCCTCGGCAGGCCCCGAACCGTTGCCATTCCCACAGATCGACGATGGGTCCGGGCAGTCTGCGTACGTTCGACATCTGCAACCCTCCTCCCGCGGCACCGCGACGGACACCCGATCAAGGCCGGTGTCCGGGCGGCGGGCCGCGTAAACACACCCGATTCCGGCCTCGGTTCCGCCATACCCAGCCCGCCGTCGCGTCACACGTACCCGATCGCCCGGACCTGATCATTTCTGTCACCGGTCCGGCCGACGTCGACTGCGGCCGGCCATCCCGACAGCGCCCCCAGGCGGCGCCAGCAGGGCGGTAAGCCGGTGGAACCAGCCGGAAGAGGCAAAAACTTTCCTTTCCATCAGCCGGAAACTCGTCATGATCAGGGGCGGTCGTGGTCTGCTCGTCAGGGGGAAAGGAGACCACCGTGCGTACTGTCCTCGTCTGTGTCCGGACACCGCTCGCGGCGCAGAGCGTCGCGTCCGCCGCGGCCCGGCTAGGGCTGGCGGCCGTGGTGCGTACGGCGATCTCCGACCCGGAGGTGATGCTGCGCCTCGCCGAACGCCCGGCCGACGTGCTGCTGGTCGACACCGCGCTCACCCGGCCGGACAGCGCCGGGTTCACCCGGCGGGTGCTGGCCCGCGCCCCCGGTGCGGCGATCCTGCTGCTCGGCGCGGAGGAGCCCGGCGTGGCGGCGGCGGTGATCGCGGCCGGCGGCCGGGGACTGCTGCCCGGCGGCGACCACGACCTGGTCAGCGTGGTGGCAAAGGCGATGCTGCTGCTCAGTACGCCCGGCCGGGGTGGCCGGGGCACCGGGCTTACCGGCGGTGCCGGCGGGTCGACCGGTGCGCCGCTGCCGGCCGAG is a window of Micromonospora sp. NBC_01699 DNA encoding:
- a CDS encoding WhiB family transcriptional regulator; its protein translation is MSNVRRLPGPIVDLWEWQRFGACRGRDTAQFFHPDGERGASRNRRETGAKKVCGTCPVRPECAAHALTVREPYGVWGGFSESERLRLLAVGWEDLADRRRTRVDISRLEARLGRPFHSTGPSTIPAQRAAS